The nucleotide window tcgctcagtcgtgtccgactctttgtgaccccatgaatcgcagcacgccaggcctccctgtccatcaccaactcccggagttcactcaaactcacgtccatcaagtcggtgacgccatccagccatctcatcctctgtcgtcccctactcctgctcccaatccctcccagcatcagggtcttttccaatgagtcaactcttcacatgaggtggccaaaatattggagtttcagcttcagcgtcagtccttccagtgaacacccaggactgatctcctttaggatggactggttggatctccttgcagtccaagggactctcaagagtcttctccaacaccacagtttaaaagtatcaattcttcagtgctcagctttcttcacagtctaactctcacacccatacgtgaccactggaaaaaccatagccttgactatatgaacctttgttggcaaagtaatgcctctgcttttcaatatgctatctaggttggtcataactttccttccaaggagtaagcgtcttttaatttcatggctgcaatcaccatctgcagtgattttgaagcccaaaaaataaagtctgaaactgtttccactgtttccccatctatgtcccatgaagtgatgggaccagatgccatgatcttagttttctgaatgttgagctttaagccaacttttttactctcctctttcactttcatcaagaggctttttagttcctcttcactttctgccataagggtggtgtcatctgcatatctgaggttattgatatttctcccagcaatcttgattccagcttgcgcttcttccagcccagcgcttctcatgatgtactctgcatataagttcaataagcagggtgacaatatacagccttgacgtactccttttcctatttggaaccagtctgttgttccaagtccagttctaactgttgcttcctgacctgcatataggttattcaagaggcaggtcaggtggtctggtaatgaTCTATGGTACAAGATGCTAAAACAAccagaagaacagaaaaatccCTGCATGCAATTTTCAAAGACACGCTTAtccatgttgggcttcccaggtggctcagcaggtaaagaatccacctgccaatgcagaagatgcaggagtcaagggttcagtccctgggttgggaaggtcccgtggaggaggaaatggcaacccactccaatatgcttgcctggaaaatcccatggacagaagagcctggcaggctacaatccatggggtcacaaggagttggacacgattgagtaacTTAGCAGACATCCATGTCAGAAGAGTAGGTcagattttttactctcctcccCAAATATCCCATGATAATTCTTGTACTTGGTGCCCATATTTAACTAAGTGTTGGTTGTCATCACTAGGGAGGTTGAACCAAGAAGGGACAATGAAGAAGGAAGGggtgggaaaaaatgaaggaaagaaagaagggaggcaagaagagaaagaaggaaggtgaTCATAAAATAAGTGATTTATCCCCTAAAACACTTGTTAAACTATTCTCCTTTGCATTTGCACTTAGTTTGAGtcttaatattttctaatcttGTGATGTTGTTGGATATCATGAAGCAAATCTGACCTCTGCCCTTTGATCATTACACTGGATTAGTGGGGAATCTTTGCttacttgcaaccccatggactatacagtccatggaattctccaggccagactactggagtgggtagctgttcccttctccaggggatcttcccaacccagggattgaactcatgtctcccacattgcagggggattctttaccagctgagccatcagggaagctcttgcTTACTTAGGGAGAATCGTAGTCGCAGTAACATTAAGTCCTTACATTTGTTTCTGCCATTTGTGTATGTCACTAAAATCAAAATCCTgtatgcgagagagcaaaagagacacagatgtatagaacagtcttttggactctgtgggagagggagaggatgggatgatttgggagaatggcattgaaacatgtataatatcatataagaaatgaatcgccagtccaggttcaatgcaggatacagaatgcttggggctggtgcactgggatgacccagagggatgatatgggaagggaggcgggaggggggttcaggatggggaacacgtgtacacctgtggcggattcatgttgatgtatggcaaaaccaatacaatattataaagtaaaaaataataataatgataaatggttaaaaatcaaataaaatcaaaatccaTATCAAGAAAAGATAATAATGAGGCACACTTTTATAAATCACTTTCCCATTTTCACTCCAGCCCTGAGTTCTTCTTTTTGCCCCACAACCTCCTCATGGCAACTTTCACCTCTGCATTTCTGAGTGTGTAGATGatggggttcagcatgggggtgACCACCGTGTAGAACACGGCCACCAGCTTGTCCTCAGTGAAGGTGGAGGAGGGCCGCATGTAGAGGAAGATGGCAGGTCCAAAGAACAAGATGACCACCGTGACGTGAGAGGCACAGGTGGAGAGGGCTTTGCGTCTCCCCTCTGCTGAATGGTTCCTCAAGTTGACCAGGATGACAATATAGGAGGACACCAAGAGGAGGAAGGAgcacagagcaattaagccacTGTTGGCCAACACAACGACCCCCTCCACAGAGGTGTCAGTGCAGGCAAGCTTGAATAATGGCTGGAGGTCACAGAAGTAGTGATCAATCACATTGGGACCGCAGAAGGGCAATTGGATGGTGATGAGAATCTGAATTATGGAGTGAAGAAAGCCCCCAAACCAGGAACCAGCTACTAGTATGTGACACAGCTGATGGTTCATGATGCTCATATAATGAAGAGGTTTGCAGATGGCGACATAGCGGTCATAAGCCATCACCACGAGCAAGAGGATCTCAGCGACCCCCAAGAAGTGAAAGAAGAATATCTGAGCCAGACAACCCTCCAGGGAGATGGTCTTAATCTTGACAAGTAAGTCTGTGATGAATTTAGGGACAACAGTAGAGGAGTAACTGATCTCCACCAGCGACAGATGActaaggaagaagtacatgggggaaCGCAGGCTCTTACTGACTCTAACCATCAGAACAATGAGGCCATTGCCCACCACCGTGGCCAAGTACATGGGAAGAAACACCACAAAGCACCCTCTCTGCACCTCTGGATCCTGGGAAAGACCGCTGATAATTAACTCAGTCACATTATTTGTACTCGCCATGGAATCCACTCGAAGAAGATGGATTTAAGAGAAGAGACCTGTGATAAAACAAACAGTCATAACACCCAGTCGTTCATGCTTACTTAGCACTTGCCTGTTGATGGAACTCTCACACATATCTGACTGGTTTATTTATTTGATCACTAATATAGTAAATGTTTGTCCAGTAGCCCAGTTTATGGAAGATGTGATTCAATATACCTCACAAAAACTATAATCTCCATATCctaagtgagaaaactgaggctcagagaggtggaaaATTAACCAAGCCTTCCAGTAAGAAATGGATTCAGAACAAGAACCAAATTGTTTTATTCTAACATGTTATTTCAAGGAAACCACACTGAACAAAATAATTACTGTCTCCAACATTTGAGAATGGGATAATTGTTAGtcattaatatatatgttaattaatatatattaatagcatCTATATATAGATGCTATTAGTTACTCTCATCAGTTactctcttgttttctccctttgttcCCCAAAAATGCCAATCCCATTGATAATCCTCCCTTTCTAAAGAAtccctttaatattttctttgtataagTTAGACAAGTTTCTGAATTATTTTAGACCTATGCTTTCACTCAATCCCACAGCTTCATGAATTTTTACcaacattttttgaaatttttggcACTGGAGACCAAGGTAAAACTCTAGGAGCTGTTGAGAATATAACTCACTATCAAAGACAGTTTAAATATAACACATGGAGATTCACCAGTTTGCTATTTTCTGTCTTCCAGTTTCCCTGCCATTGAGAAACATTTTTGCCAGCAGGAGGTAaggatttattttaattcaattctttgaccaaatattttattaaggacCTCCCATGTGCCTCAGAGATCCAGGATGTATGAAAGAAGATGGCTCTCACTCTTAGGAAGCTTGCAACTTCATGCAATTAAATGGCACATTTATTAATGAGGCAGAGAAAACCGTCAAAATTCCTCTGCTTTTGAAACTACTTTGAAATAGCTCAttcctcttattttttccttctgtctcttgTGCATCCATAGTGAAACAGATTAATCACCTCCTTTCTCCCCAGTTTTTCTCTTGATGAGAATTTGAAGACACA belongs to Bos indicus x Bos taurus breed Angus x Brahman F1 hybrid chromosome 15, Bos_hybrid_MaternalHap_v2.0, whole genome shotgun sequence and includes:
- the LOC113904706 gene encoding olfactory receptor 4B1, with amino-acid sequence MASTNNVTELIISGLSQDPEVQRGCFVVFLPMYLATVVGNGLIVLMVRVSKSLRSPMYFFLSHLSLVEISYSSTVVPKFITDLLVKIKTISLEGCLAQIFFFHFLGVAEILLLVVMAYDRYVAICKPLHYMSIMNHQLCHILVAGSWFGGFLHSIIQILITIQLPFCGPNVIDHYFCDLQPLFKLACTDTSVEGVVVLANSGLIALCSFLLLVSSYIVILVNLRNHSAEGRRKALSTCASHVTVVILFFGPAIFLYMRPSSTFTEDKLVAVFYTVVTPMLNPIIYTLRNAEVKVAMRRLWGKKKNSGLE